The Neodiprion fabricii isolate iyNeoFabr1 chromosome 4, iyNeoFabr1.1, whole genome shotgun sequence genome window below encodes:
- the LOC124181687 gene encoding endoribonuclease Dcr-1 isoform X1 translates to MAFPLNDQVHTKSFSPREYQVELLYAALESNIIVCLGKNSEQIFIVIKLIQELATNNRRSPSEGGKRSVYILRDTDRCLTKAVYIQQLTDLRVLICDSETWPEFDRKFAESQVIVATSHVCADLLNQNKIYPSQINLAIVDQCHKAVNDEKLKFVLQKFNVSNGPRLIGFAAPVFNLTRQPGRLEAEVELLEKTFHCRIETASDIVSVLRYSPKPKEYIVEYKCGEYEELNQTLENCAMHAMNFLCDHRYDPTEIYNDEFLEDIQKIPDPKQEPCSMIEDFLYVLQTFGAWCANHAALALLIQAEKLKVKTPYERHYLLFNVVVSLFIKIRAICESEFENLSEREKLYKFSTPCVHRLLHILKCYAPSSKKEFTIPDNKLSNGHSVSACKKEIDTGKDGLQQSKYIGNVKKLRTGIKRPPKSRYPRTQIDPDLLCGVIFVDKGFTAKILFYLLNDACKYDKDLQFLSPLYTIEKNPEGTSSAHDMEVQHRKQEEVLKSFRIHECNLLIATSILEEGIDIPKCNFVMRYDFPKSYQSYVQCKGRARATDALHVLFVSEKISNECIQKLAEYHYIEQTLLSKCANKEPSEEEELLADKYGDLLPQYKPLSIEGSPSVTFNSAISLVNRYCAKLPSDTFTRLTPEWIIEPTIIDNKTMYVCSIRLPINSPVKYTVTSYPMPNSAMARRLAALQLCIDLHRANEIDDYLLPIGKENFKANPEDAEAPPLPDETKAEFSEARPGTTKRRQYYYKKTAEVLTDCRPVLMTKSFLYHISMVLTCPLPEEQNTRGRRIYPPEESAIGFGILTLKKIPKLCPFPIYTRSGEVHVKLELSKETVTLNADQIERVAAFLKYTFTNVLRLQKYLMLFDPNASENSYFIVPVKTVITENGPDVHVDWEFLERIYENRNAIPNEVSEGDRNQFKFDATKYHDAVIMPWYRNKDQPQYFYVAEICANLNPKSSFPGADYSTFEEYYLKKYNIQIQNLNQPLLDVDHTSARLNFLTPRYINRKGVALPTSSEETKKAKRENLEQKQILVAELCAIHPFPASLWRQAVCLPCILYRINALLLANQIRCQVAKMINLGQQHLDPDFEWLPLDFGWSLSEVLNKSKDSSKLIEMKSDAKTTKSVIPKLTDSMSVAEEIEKDISSKHDSSVDKDNEMEIGTWSNEMAINAVELNNENIFSPNLTVLQDTFSWNDIRYGSPACDSDLDAYDTDDTSSEAMGDFSDESDEGGGGLRIAFMGDNVAEAVEDENRIRKNEINKRILDLLELERSYDEDVWQCSNDIQNGLIQQHETAQNIETSRTKEEILTNGMFIRSDQEIVLKRRSSAVQNKTDLLPSEYYEYISQVSKRFTHEVINTQPLRQPIKKQSNNSQILEEADDSLFSFDYQPNLNGHPGPSPSLILQALTMSNANDGINLERLETIGDSFLKYSITTYLYCTYDNIHEGKLSHLRSKQVSNLNLYRLGRRKVLGESMIATKFEPHDNWLPPCYYVPREIEQALIESGVPSNLWNQADIPVLRAVNPNEISELVRETEHKLEIMRTELIRSSNDSATDFEKLRCFIPYNLITQHSIPDKSVADCVEALIGAYLIACGPRGAFLFMAWLGIHVLPFQKVSIISTNEPLDRPPGSSSYIKEINENGETCWTQIRYGNLDEPQCPLLRHVPDPEKELSLMLDGYSDLEESMGYKFREPSYLLQAFTHASYQPNKLTDCYQRLEFLGDAVLDYLITRHLYEDTRQHSPGALTDLRSALVNNTIFASLAVRCGFHKYFRHLSPGLNVVIDRFVRIQEENGHSISEEYYLIAEDECEEAEDVEVPKALGDVFESLAGAIYLDSGMSLDAVWRVYYKIMRSEIEQFSTNVPKSPIRELLELEPETAKFGKPEKLADGRRVRVTVDVFGKGSFKGIGRNYRIAKCTAAKCALKKLKKMQRHQREKL, encoded by the exons ATGGCATTTCCATTAAATGATCAAGTTCATACTAAGTCTTTCTCTCCTAGAGAATATCAA GTGGAGCTCCTCTACGCAGCTTTAGAGAGCAACATAATAGTTTGTCtaggaaaaaattctgaacaaatatttattgttatcaaACTAATTCAAGAGTTGGCGACTAACAACCGAAG ATCTCCGTCAGAAGGAGGCAAGCGCTCAGTATACATTCTAAGGGATACAGATCGATGTTTAACCAAAGCTGTATATATACAACAATTAACAGATTTACGCGTGCTTATCTGTGATTCTGAGACATGGCCAGAGTTCGATAGAAAATTCGCTGAAAGTCAG GTGATTGTCGCTACATCACATGTTTGTGCAGATCTGTTGAatcagaataaaatttatccaagTCAAATAAATTTGGCAATTGTAGATCAATGCCACAAAGCAGTCAATGATGAAAAGCTAAAGtttgttttacaaaaatttaatgtctCTAACGGTCCTCGACTAATTGGTTTTGCTGCACCAGTTTTTAATCTAACTCGTCAGCCAGGACGACTGGAAGCAGAAGTTGAACTTTTGGAAAAAACCTTTCATTGTAGAATTGAAACAGCCAGTGATATTGTATCAGTATTAAG ATATAGTCCAAAACCAAAAGAGTACATTGTAGAATACAAATGTGGCGAATATGAAGAATTAAACCAGACTCTGGAGAACTGTGCTATGCATGCTATGAACTTTTTGTGTGATCATCGCTATGATCCCACTGAAATTTACAACGATGAGTTCCTCGAGGACATACAGAAGATTCCTGATCCTAAACAGGAACCTTGCTCAATGATAGAAGACTTTTTGTACGTACTTCAAACATTCGGGGCTTGGTGCGCCAATCACGCTGCTCTAGCTTTGCTAATTCAAGCAGAAAAGCTGAAAGTAAAAACCCCTTATGAGCGACACTACTTATTATTCAACGTTGTGGTTTCCttgtttattaaaataag AGCTATTTGTGaaagtgaatttgaaaatttgagcgaaagagaaaaattatacaaattctCCACTCCATGTGTTCATCGACTATTGCATATACTCAAGTGTTATGCCCCATCCAGCAAAAAAGAATTCACTATCCCAGACAACAAACTGAGCAATGGACACA GTGTATCTGCCTGCAAGAAAGAGATTGATACTGGAAAAGATGGCCTCCAACAATCAAAATACATTGGAAATGTCAAAAAGCTACGAACTGGTATTAAAAGACCTCCAAAATCACGGTATCCACGTACTCAAATTGATCCCGATCTGTTGTGCGGAGTTATTTTTGTGGATAAAGGATTTACagcaaaaatattattttatctattgaaT GACGCTTGTAAGTATGACAAAGATTTACAATTTCTCTCTCCACTTTATACAATTGAAAAGAATCCTGAGGGAACAAGCTCTGCTCATGACATGGAGGTTCAACATCGGAAACAAGAGGAGGTTTTAAAAAGCTTCCGAATACACGaatgtaatttattaattgCTACATCGATATTGGAGGAGG GAATAGATATACCAAAATGCAATTTTGTGATGAGGTATGATTTCCCTAAGAGCTATCAGTCTTACGTGCAGTGCAAAGGCCGAGCTCGGGCAACTGATGCCCTTCATGTGCTTTtcgtgagtgaaaaaatatccaatGAGTGTATACAAAAGTTAGCTGAATATCACTATATTGAACAG ACTTTATTATCAAAGTGTGCCAATAAGGAACCttcggaagaagaagaattattGGCGGATAAATATGGCGATTTGTTACCTCAGTACAAACCATTGAGTATTGAGGGTTCACCTAGTGTTACTTTTAATTCTGCAATATCTTTGGTAAACAG GTATTGTGCCAAGCTGCCTAGTGATACATTCACTCGATTAACACCAGAATGGATAATTGAACCAAcaattattgataataaaacCATGTATGTTTGTTCCATACGTTTGCCAATAAACTCGCCTGTGAAATACACAGTAACG TCATATCCAATGCCGAATAGTGCAATGGCTCGTCGCTTGGCTGCACTTCAACTCTGCATAGATCTTCATAGAGCTAATGAAATTGATGATTATTTGTTGCCAAttggtaaagaaaattttaaagcAAACCCAGAAGATGCTGAAGCCCCTCCACTACCAGATGAAACAAAAGCTGAGTTTTCTGAAGCGCGCCCAGGTACCACTAAACGAAGACAATACTACTACAAAAAG ACTGCTGAAGTGTTAACAGATTGCAGGCCTGTACTGATGACGAAATCGTTTTTATATCATATTAGTATGGTACTCACTTGCCCTTTACCTGAGGAACAAAACACAAGAGGTCGTCGAATATATCCTCCTGAAGAGTCAGCTATAGGATTTGGCATTCTAACtctaaaaaaaataccaaag CTATGTCCATTCCCAATATACACGAGATCAGGAGAGGTTCATGTAAAACTTGAATTAAGTAAGGAGACGGTTACATTGAATGCTGATCAAATTGAACGAGTAGCAGCCTTCCTCAAGTACACGTTCACAAATGTTCTAAGGCTTCAAAAATATCTGATGCTATTTGATCCGAATGCTTCAGAAAATTCATACTTCATTGTTCCTGTAAAAACGG TTATCACAGAAAATGGCCCGGATGTTCATGTGGATTGGGAGTTCTTAGAACGTATATATGAGAACAGGAATGCAATACCGAATGAAGTGTCGGAAGGAGATCGCAATCAATTCAAATTTGATGCAACTAAATATCATGATGCTGTTATTATGCCATGGTATAGAAATAAGGATCAGCcacaa TACTTTTATGTAGCGGAAATTTGTGCCAACTTGAACCCAAAATCTTCTTTTCCTGGGGCTGACTATAGTACATTTGAGGagtattatttgaaaaaatataacatacaGATTCAGAATCTGAATCAACCGCTACTTGATGTAGATCATACTTCAGCTAGGCTCAATTTTCTCACACCAAG ATACATCAATCGTAAAGGTGTTGCATTACCAACTAGTAGTGAGGAAACCAAGAAggcaaagagagaaaatttggaacaaaaacaaatattgGTAGCAGAGCTTTGTGCTATTCATCCATTTCCTGCCTCATTATGGAGACAAGCGGTTTGTCTGCCATGCATACTTTATAGAATCAACGCACTTCTTCTTGCTAATCAAATACGATGCCAGGTagcaaaaatgataaatttggGGCAGCAACATTTAGATCCAG ACTTTGAATGGTTGCCATTAGACTTTGGTTGGAGTCTATCGGAAGTCTTGAATAAATCAAAGGACAGTAgtaaattgattgaaatgaaaagtgaTGCTAAAACTACGAAATCTGTTATACCTAAATTGACAGACAGTATGTCCGTGGCAGAAGAAATTGAGAAAGATATCTCTTCAAAGCATGACAGTTCCGTGGATAAAGATAATGAAATGGAAATTGGAACGTGGTCTAATGAAATGGCTATAAATGCAGtggaattgaataatgaaaatattttttcaccaaatttaaCGGTGCTACAAGATACCTTTTCTTGGAATGATATTAGGTACGGCTCACCTGCCTGTGATTCTGATTTAGATGCTTACGATACTGATGACACCTCTAGTGAAGCAATGGGAGATTTTTCAGACGAAAGTGATGAAGGTGGTGGTGGTCTACGCATTGCTTTTATGGGAGATAATGTTGCAGAAGCTGTGGAAGACGAAAATAGAAtccgtaaaaatgaaattaataaaagaattttGGATTTATTAGAGTTGGAAAGAAGTTATGACGAGGATGTTTGGCAGTGTTCCAATGATATTCAGAATGGATTAATTCAACAACATGAGACagctcaaaatattgaaactagTCGAACCAAAGAAGAAATTCTGACGAATGGAATGTTTATTCGTAGCGATCAAGAAATCGTTTTGAAGAGGCGTTCATCAGCTgtacaaaataaaactgaCTTACTGCCGTCTGAGTATTATGAATACATCTCTCAGGTTTCGAAAAGATTTACACATGAAGTTATTAATACGCAGCCTCTGAGGCAACCCATTAAGAAACAATCAAACAACTCTCAGATATTGGAAGAAGCAGACGATTCTCTTTTTAGTTTTGATTATCAACCGAATCTAAATGGTCACCCTGGACCAAGTCCGAGTTTAATTCTTCAAGCGTTGACAATGTCAAATGCTAACGATGGTATTAATTTAGAGAGGCTCGAAACTATTGGAGATtcttttctaaaatattcaataaccACATACTTGTATTGTACATATGACAATATACATGAAGGAAAATTGAGTCACCTGAGATCAAAACAA GTGagcaatttaaatttatacagaTTAGGCCGTCGAAAAGTATTGGGTGAAAGTATGATAGCAACTAAATTTGAACCGcacgataattggttaccaCCATGCTATTATGTACCACGTGAAATAGAACAAGCATTAATAGAATCTGGAGTGCCGTCAAATTTGTGGAACCAAGCAGATATTCCAGTTCTCAGAGCTGTAAATCCAAATGAAATATCCGAACTTGTTCGAGAAACGGAGCATAAACTCGAGATTATGCGGACTGAACTGATTCGAAGCAGCAATGATTCTGCgaccgattttgaaaagttacgATGTTTCATACCATATAATCTAATTACACAGCATAGTATACCAGATAAAAGTGTCGCTGACTGTGTGGAAGCTTTAATAGGAGCATATTTAATAGCGTGTGGGCCCAGAGGAGCTTTCTTATTCATGGCCTGGCTAGGAATTCATGTCTTACCATTCCAAAAAGTTTCTATCATATCCACAAATGAACCACTTGACAGACCTCCGGGTAGTTCGTCCTATATTAaggaaattaacgaaaatggAGAAACATGCTGGACACAA ATACGCTATGGAAACTTAGATGAGCCACAGTGCCCACTTTTGAGGCATGTACCAGATCCTGAAAAGGAGTTGAGCCTGATGCTGGATGGTTATAGCGATCTTGAAGAAAGTATGGGCTACAAATTTCGTGAGCCGAGTTACTTATTGCAAGCATTCACCCATGCATCGTATCAGCCAAATAAATTGACAGACTGTTACCAACGCTTAGAATTTCTTGGAGATGCAGTTTTAG ATTATCTGATAACAAGACATTTGTATGAGGATACAAGACAACATTCCCCTGGTGCTCTAACAGATTTGAGGTCAGCTTTGGtaaataatacaatatttgCTTCGTTGGCAGTCAGATGTggatttcataaatatttccGCCATCTATCACCAGGTTTAAATGTGGTCATTGACAGATTCGTCAGGATACAAGAAGAAAATGGTCACTCTATCAGTGAAGAA TATTATTTAATTGCTGAAGATGAATGCGAAGAGGCAGAAGACGTTGAAGTTCCAAAGGCTTTAGGTGATGTTTTTGAATCTTTGGCAGGAGCAATTTATTTAGACAGTGGTATGTCTCTTGACGCTGTTTGGAGGGTGTATTATAAAATCATGAGGTCCGAAATag aacaATTCAGTACAAACGTACCAAAATCTCCAATAAGAGAATTATTAGAGTTGGAACCTGAAACAGCAAAGTTTGGGAAGCCTGAAAAACTAGCTGATGGTCGGCGTGTAAGAGTCACAGTAGATGTGTTTGGGAAGGGTTCTTTCAAAGGAATAGGAAGAAATTATCGCATTGCTAAATGTACAGCTGCAAAATGTGCActtaaaaaactaaaaaaaatgcaacgacatcaaagagaaaaactgtga